A window of the Leucothrix mucor DSM 2157 genome harbors these coding sequences:
- a CDS encoding DUF2157 domain-containing protein, which yields MRKSNRQLLLEWAEQAQISAADLPRAMRLGDAVPSQTDWRRFLDMLLLGLGGLLTVCGVIFFFAYNWENLGRFTRFLLVEALIVISMGAVWWLGLEKISGRVALMMASVFVGVLLALIGQTYQTGADTYELFTIWALLILPWTLLGRFDGLWVLWLLLVNLSLVLYFDTFGRWFNWWSGVEQLLWILFVINTCALIVWEWVIAQGQSRRSLRWMTRLLATVSCGLITSIAILVLVDDGWTRFMVGIIAWLAWMAAAYFWYRRKVLDVYVLAIGVLSVVAVLNVAIGRMLFHGVLDNVAGLLIISLTVIGFSAMGAVWLKRIVNEAQT from the coding sequence ATGAGAAAAAGCAATCGCCAGCTTCTGCTGGAATGGGCTGAACAAGCACAAATATCGGCAGCCGACTTGCCTCGCGCAATGCGGCTTGGCGATGCGGTGCCCAGCCAGACGGACTGGCGACGTTTTCTGGATATGTTGCTACTGGGCTTGGGTGGGTTGCTCACGGTCTGCGGTGTCATATTCTTCTTTGCTTATAACTGGGAAAACCTCGGGCGCTTCACCCGCTTTTTGTTGGTTGAAGCGCTAATTGTGATTTCGATGGGGGCTGTTTGGTGGCTGGGTTTGGAGAAAATATCCGGACGAGTGGCGCTAATGATGGCCTCGGTGTTTGTAGGGGTATTGCTGGCTTTAATCGGTCAAACCTATCAAACCGGGGCTGATACCTATGAATTATTCACTATTTGGGCCTTATTGATTCTGCCATGGACTTTGCTTGGGCGCTTCGATGGCTTGTGGGTATTGTGGCTGCTACTGGTGAATCTCTCCCTCGTGCTGTATTTCGATACCTTCGGACGCTGGTTTAATTGGTGGTCGGGCGTTGAGCAGCTGTTGTGGATCTTGTTTGTGATTAATACCTGTGCCTTGATCGTCTGGGAATGGGTGATTGCTCAAGGGCAAAGCCGCCGCAGTCTGCGCTGGATGACGCGTTTATTGGCAACTGTTAGCTGTGGTCTCATCACATCAATCGCCATCTTAGTGCTGGTTGATGATGGCTGGACGCGATTTATGGTCGGTATCATTGCTTGGCTGGCTTGGATGGCCGCCGCTTATTTCTGGTATCGCCGTAAAGTGCTGGATGTATATGTGTTAGCGATTGGTGTGTTATCCGTTGTAGCCGTATTGAATGTGGCGATTGGCCGCATGCTGTTCCATGGCGTGCTGGATAACGTAGCCGGCTTGTTAATTATTAGTTTAACGGTGATTGGCTTTTCGGCAATGGGGGCGGTGTGGTTAAAGCGCATTGTGAATGAGGCACAGACATGA
- the panB gene encoding 3-methyl-2-oxobutanoate hydroxymethyltransferase gives MSVHNSPQAVTIKTLAKLKAAGEKFSCLTAYDYCSAYATSKAGVEVILVGDSLGMVIQGHDSSLPVTIQDIAYHIRCVRRGNVGSMIMADMPFMSYYSEDVSLKNAAVLMSEGAHIVKLEGGAWLAESTHLLSERGIPVCAHMGLTPQSVNHLGGYSVQGRDPDAAQTMVTEALTLQEAGASVLLLECVPEDLGQRITKALRIPVIGIGAGAKTDGQIMVWHDMMGLWPGRPAKFVKNFLRDTDGDIQAALKLYVEQVRDGSFPGPEHSYE, from the coding sequence ATGTCAGTTCACAATTCACCACAAGCGGTCACAATCAAGACGCTAGCCAAGTTGAAAGCTGCCGGTGAGAAGTTTAGTTGTCTCACGGCTTATGACTATTGCTCGGCTTATGCGACCAGCAAGGCCGGCGTTGAAGTCATTCTGGTTGGGGATTCACTGGGAATGGTTATTCAGGGTCATGACAGCAGCCTGCCAGTCACCATACAAGATATTGCTTACCACATTCGCTGCGTACGACGTGGCAATGTGGGCAGTATGATTATGGCGGATATGCCCTTTATGAGTTACTACTCAGAAGACGTCAGCCTGAAAAATGCAGCGGTATTGATGAGTGAAGGCGCGCATATCGTGAAGCTGGAAGGCGGCGCTTGGCTGGCTGAGTCCACGCATTTACTGTCTGAGCGTGGTATTCCGGTCTGTGCACACATGGGCTTAACGCCACAGTCGGTGAATCATTTAGGTGGTTACTCGGTGCAGGGGCGTGACCCGGATGCGGCGCAAACCATGGTGACTGAAGCGCTGACGCTGCAAGAGGCGGGTGCCAGTGTTTTATTGCTGGAATGCGTCCCGGAAGACCTTGGTCAACGTATTACTAAAGCGCTACGCATTCCGGTGATTGGAATCGGTGCAGGCGCGAAGACCGATGGCCAGATTATGGTCTGGCACGACATGATGGGCTTATGGCCTGGACGTCCTGCGAAGTTCGTTAAAAACTTCCTGAGAGATACCGATGGCGATATTCAAGCGGCGCTCAAGTTATATGTTGAGCAAGTGAGAGATGGTAGCTTCCCGGGGCCAGAGCACAGTTACGAGTAA
- a CDS encoding FUN14 domain-containing protein, which yields MEPQQTIEAGNWVALAAYMGFSFFVGFAIGFAARTFLKVLFFAAGTLFIALFLLQYNGIINVNWDSFEGVYNNMIAWVSPHLGGLKNFITANLSSAAMAGLGLVLGLRRK from the coding sequence ATGGAACCACAACAAACCATCGAAGCGGGTAATTGGGTCGCCTTAGCGGCCTATATGGGGTTTAGTTTCTTCGTCGGCTTTGCAATTGGATTTGCAGCTCGTACCTTTCTTAAAGTCTTATTTTTCGCCGCAGGCACGCTGTTTATCGCGCTTTTCCTGCTGCAATACAATGGCATTATCAATGTGAATTGGGATAGCTTTGAAGGCGTCTACAACAACATGATTGCCTGGGTTTCGCCACACCTTGGCGGCTTGAAAAACTTTATCACGGCTAACTTATCTTCTGCTGCAATGGCTGGTCTGGGACTGGTTTTAGGCTTGCGCCGTAAATAG
- the dusA gene encoding tRNA dihydrouridine(20/20a) synthase DusA codes for MLDWTDRHERYFLRLISKHAWLYTEMVTTGALIHGDNERYLKFDHQEQPVALQLGGSDVQNMVTCAKMAEDFGYDEVNINVGCPSDRVQKGAFGACLMAEPQLIADCVSAMQNAVSIPVTVKNRIGIDDQDEETSLRHFIDVVSEAGCKTFIVHARKAWLKGLSPKQNRDVPPLNYPLVYQIKQENPDLEIIINGGITTLDECKNHLQFVDGVMVGREAYHNPFHLIDVDAMVYNDRRPTKTRLEILDQYIEYVEAQIADGVFLKHMTRHILGLFQGQTGAKAWRRHISEQAHKPGAGIEVLREAASYINESE; via the coding sequence ATGCTCGACTGGACCGACCGCCATGAGCGTTATTTTCTCCGATTAATCAGCAAACATGCCTGGTTATATACCGAAATGGTCACCACGGGTGCGCTCATTCATGGAGATAATGAGCGTTACTTAAAATTTGATCACCAAGAGCAACCAGTTGCATTACAATTAGGCGGCAGCGATGTTCAAAACATGGTCACTTGCGCGAAAATGGCGGAAGATTTTGGCTATGATGAAGTGAATATCAATGTCGGTTGCCCGAGCGACCGGGTCCAAAAAGGCGCATTTGGTGCGTGTTTGATGGCCGAACCACAGCTGATTGCTGACTGTGTTAGTGCGATGCAAAACGCTGTATCGATTCCGGTAACGGTTAAAAACCGGATTGGAATTGATGATCAAGATGAGGAAACCAGCTTACGACACTTTATCGACGTTGTATCTGAAGCCGGCTGCAAGACCTTTATCGTACACGCTCGCAAAGCGTGGTTAAAGGGGCTCAGTCCGAAGCAAAATCGCGACGTACCGCCCCTGAACTACCCGCTGGTGTACCAGATCAAGCAAGAAAACCCCGATCTGGAAATTATCATCAATGGTGGTATTACTACGTTGGACGAATGTAAAAACCATCTACAATTTGTCGATGGGGTTATGGTTGGCAGGGAAGCCTATCACAACCCATTTCACTTGATCGACGTAGATGCAATGGTATATAACGACCGCCGCCCTACAAAAACCCGACTGGAGATTTTGGATCAATATATCGAATATGTGGAAGCACAAATTGCTGACGGTGTCTTTTTAAAGCACATGACGCGCCATATATTAGGTTTATTCCAAGGCCAAACGGGTGCTAAAGCTTGGCGCCGCCACATTAGCGAACAAGCGCATAAACCAGGGGCCGGTATTGAAGTGCTGCGTGAAGCAGCCAGCTATATCAATGAATCGGAGTAA